A window of the Carassius gibelio isolate Cgi1373 ecotype wild population from Czech Republic chromosome B16, carGib1.2-hapl.c, whole genome shotgun sequence genome harbors these coding sequences:
- the LOC127975220 gene encoding transmembrane protein 74: MASVELLYIDNRGGRTDPPGILDWSSSPLHVCRLNSSVEEASSTLKAPACEAQCNSAPRTVPVKGQRGQHRHQPTEKVRVCCDKELETSFTYIDENVNLRLATPDTSEKSSRHVASLQDSSSEIHPEGLQELSLMSDIDLSSESSGKSVDYGFISAVTFLITGISLVIISYTVPRDVRVNPDNVSAREMERLENESARIGAHLDRCVIAGLCLLTLGGVVLSTLLMISMWKGEMYRRKAFAYSKHSTKLYGSINLRTRSSPNRSSPPHSLVEEENGDAIS, from the coding sequence ATGGCCTCGGTGGAGTTACTCTACATAGATAATAGAGGGGGAAGAACTGATCCTCCCGGCATACTGGATTGGTCTTCTAGCCCTCTTCATGTTTGCAGGCTAAACAGTTCGGTGGAAGAAGCTTCTTCCACTCTGAAGGCGCCTGCCTGTGAGGCACAGTGTAATTCAGCACCAAGGACGGTTCCCGTCAAAGGACAACGTGGTCAGCACCGGCATCAGCCTACAGAGAAGGTCAGGGTGTGTTGTGACAAGGAGCTGGAGACCTCGTTCACTTACATTGATGAAAACGTCAATCTCCGGTTGGCCACCCCGGACACAAGTGAGAAAAGCTCTCGTCATGTAGCTTCACTCCAAGACTCCTCGAGCGAAATCCATCCCGAGGGCCTCCAGGAGTTGTCGCTGATGTCCGACATTGACCTCAGCTCAGAGAGTTCAGGGAAATCCGTGGATTACGGATTCATCAGCGCAGTCACATTCCTGATCACCGGGATCTCGCTGGTGATCATATCGTACACGGTCCCTCGTGACGTCAGAGTGAATCCCGACAACGTCTCTGCACGTGAAATGGAAAGACTGGAGAATGAGAGCGCCAGGATAGGTGCGCACCTTGACAGGTGCGTTATTGCCGGCCTTTGCCTTCTCACCCTGGGTGGAGTGGTGCTGTCCACTCTGCTAATGATTTCGATGTGGAAAGGTGAGATGTACAGAAGGAAAGCCTTCGCTTATTCGAAGCACTCCACAAAGCTCTATGGTTCAATTAATTTAAGAACAAGGTCGAGTCCCAATCGCTCATCACCACCACACAGTTTGGTCGAGGAAGAGAATGGCGATGCTATTAGTTGa
- the trhra gene encoding thyrotropin-releasing hormone receptor: MENSTLLKLNNGTHATIWTDYSIEYKVASILLVILICGVGIIGNVMVILVVLTTKHMRTPTNCYLVSLAVADLMVLTAAGLPNITESLFGGHWVYGYVGCLSITYFQYLGINASSCSITAFTIERYIAICHPIKAQFMCTLSRAKKIIVLVWVLTSLYCVMWFYLSDTKEDVYENAVLVTCAYKVSRNLYLPIYFTDYAVFYVIPLLLATVLYGMIARILFLNPLPSDPKESRRNWKKESSVHGNSRSSSSNTTAASRRQVTKMLAVVVILFAVLWMPYRTLVVVNSFLKKAYLDTWFLLFCRLCIYLNSAINPIIYNAMSQKFRAAFHKLCHCGPQRSEKPPTYSVALTYSVIKETSNGESPDHYTTELDDIRGAAEELLPERKRLSFKESSLACKDTLANA; the protein is encoded by the exons ATGGAGAACAGCACTTTATTAAAACTGAACAACGGGACTCATGCTACGATATGGACTGATTATAGTATCGAATACAAGGTCGCTAGCATCTTATTAGTGATTCTTATTTGTGGAGTTGGAATTATTGGCAATGTTATGGTCATTCTTGTGGTCTTAACGACCAAGCACATGCGTACCCCAACCAACTGCTATTTGGTGAGTCTGGCAGTTGCCGACCTCATGGTCCTGACTGCAGCCGGGCTGCCCAACATCACCGAGAGTCTGTTCGGTGGCCACTGGGTGTACGGATATGTTGGGTGCCTCTCCATCACTTATTTTCAGTACCTGGGCATCAACGCGTCCTCCTGCTCCATTACAGCCTTCACCATCGAACGCTACATCGCCATTTGCCACCCAATAAAAGCGCAGTTTATGTGCACCCTCTCCCGAGCCAAAAAGATCATTGTTCTCGTTTGGGTTTTAACGTCCCTCTATTGCGTTATGTGGTTTTATCTTTCCGACACGAAAGAGGACGTTTATGAGAACGCTGTCCTCGTGACATGCGCCTACAAAGTATCTCGAAACCTGTATTTGCCAATATATTTCACAGATTATGCCGTGTTTTACGTTATTCCGCTTTTGCTGGCCACTGTTTTATACGGAATGATCGCAAGGATTCTTTTTCTCAACCCACTCCCGTCGGATCCCAAGGAAAGTCGAAGAAACTGGAAAAAGGAGTCGTCCGTGCATGGGAACTCCAGGAGTTCATCCAGCAACACAACTGCTGCTTCTCGGAGACAG GTGACAAAGATGCTGGCAGTGGTGGTGATCCTCTTCGCTGTGCTGTGGATGCCCTATCGGACGCTGGTGGTGGTCAACTCCTTCCTCAAGAAGGCCTATCTGGACACCTGGTTCCTTCTGTTCTGCCGTCTCTGCATCTACTTGAACAGCGCCATCAACCCTATCATCTACAATGCCATGTCTCAGAAGTTCCGCGCTGCCTTCCACAAGCTCTGCCATTGTGGTCCCCAGCGCTCCGAGAAGCCCCCCACGTATAGCGTGGCCCTCACATACAGCGTCATCAAGGAGACCTCCAATGGAGAAAGCCCAGACCACTATACCACAGAGCTAGACGACATACGTGGAGCCGCCGAAGAGCTTCTGCCTGAGAGAAAGAGGCTGTCATTTAAAGAGTCCTCACTAGCTTGTAAAGACACATTGGCTAATGCTTAG